A region of Moorena producens PAL-8-15-08-1 DNA encodes the following proteins:
- a CDS encoding SDR family oxidoreductase — MNITIIGCGYVGTALANFWHHQQGHQVTATTTTQERVAKLKEVASQVVVMKGDDPQGMQSALIDQDTIVLSIAPISNRQVDANLYEATYIPTASNLVTALADNPNVKQVLYLSSCAVYGNQEGAWVDENSPIVPANEHGRVLSLTEHILLGASSDDRNVCILRLGGIYGPGRELSKRFERLAGTTLPGSGDNFINWIHRDDIVQAVEFARQNRSQGIYNLVNDVKLTTREVTDEICDRYNLPKVLWDSSQPNFRTNNARVDNQKLKVAGYELIHAETLI; from the coding sequence ATGAATATTACCATCATTGGTTGCGGTTATGTTGGCACAGCTCTAGCAAATTTTTGGCATCACCAGCAGGGTCACCAGGTGACAGCTACCACTACTACCCAAGAACGGGTAGCAAAGCTGAAAGAAGTTGCTTCACAGGTAGTGGTGATGAAAGGGGATGATCCCCAAGGGATGCAGTCGGCGCTTATCGATCAGGACACTATTGTGCTGAGTATTGCGCCGATCAGTAATAGGCAAGTTGATGCCAACCTCTACGAAGCCACCTACATCCCCACTGCCAGCAATTTGGTAACAGCTTTAGCAGATAATCCCAATGTGAAGCAGGTACTTTACCTAAGTAGTTGCGCCGTCTACGGTAACCAAGAGGGGGCATGGGTCGATGAAAATTCTCCCATCGTTCCAGCCAACGAACATGGTCGGGTTTTGTCTTTGACGGAACATATTTTATTAGGGGCAAGCAGTGACGATCGCAACGTCTGTATTCTGCGCCTTGGGGGGATTTATGGTCCCGGTCGTGAGTTAAGCAAGCGGTTTGAGCGACTGGCTGGCACCACGCTTCCTGGCAGTGGCGATAACTTTATCAATTGGATTCACCGAGACGACATTGTTCAGGCCGTGGAGTTTGCCAGACAAAATCGTTCCCAAGGTATCTACAACTTAGTTAATGACGTCAAACTTACTACGCGGGAGGTGACTGATGAAATATGCGATCGCTACAATCTCCCGAAAGTGTTATGGGATTCTTCACAACCTAACTTCCGAACCAATAACGCCCGGGTAGATAATCAGAAGTTGAAAGTTGCTGGTTATGAGTTGATTCATGCCGAAACCTTGATTTAA